The Terriglobus tenax genome contains a region encoding:
- a CDS encoding GGDEF domain-containing protein → MDINTLFFVQSSLLFLFGFTMLINSMANPGLRGAYWFVASNFAGGTALALQGSREHLPVAVGIVLSNLLFVVELVCLNRAVTSFLGRMQQMWMAVLGVCLLGLVGVVYFSALYPNIPVRVAVISAMMSLPSLMTAWVLFGPAEPGVRTAARLLGGVFLFFAAVNSVRGYMVYRYHVPSFYFIWLDLVVIAGIAFCFIWMSAAQLRGDLEKLAMTDPLTGVLNRRAIEIEVLRLLQTAARNGGTISAIMLDMDHFKGINDHFGHHAGDLALRTVADALRHSVRATDVLARLGGDEFMVVLPETPQSTANAIAERIRTEISELKVRAEEHEFEVRVSVGVTTLAGQLVALEELIKLSDRALYAAKAAGRNRVVPSSEIEPFLLA, encoded by the coding sequence ATGGATATCAATACCCTGTTTTTCGTGCAGTCGAGCCTGTTGTTCCTGTTCGGCTTCACCATGCTGATCAATTCGATGGCGAATCCGGGCCTGCGCGGGGCGTATTGGTTTGTCGCGTCCAACTTTGCCGGGGGCACCGCCCTGGCGCTGCAGGGTTCGCGGGAGCACCTGCCGGTAGCCGTCGGCATCGTGCTGTCCAACCTGTTGTTTGTCGTCGAACTTGTCTGCCTGAACCGCGCCGTCACCAGCTTTCTGGGCCGCATGCAGCAGATGTGGATGGCCGTGCTCGGTGTGTGCCTGCTGGGCCTGGTTGGGGTGGTGTATTTTTCCGCGCTGTACCCGAATATCCCGGTGCGCGTTGCGGTTATCTCCGCCATGATGTCGCTGCCCTCGCTGATGACCGCCTGGGTTCTCTTCGGCCCGGCGGAACCGGGCGTGCGGACAGCCGCGCGCCTGCTGGGTGGCGTATTCCTGTTCTTTGCCGCCGTCAACTCGGTACGCGGATACATGGTCTACCGCTACCACGTGCCCAGCTTCTACTTCATCTGGCTGGACCTGGTGGTGATCGCCGGCATCGCCTTCTGCTTCATCTGGATGTCAGCCGCACAGCTTCGGGGCGACCTGGAAAAGCTGGCCATGACCGATCCTTTGACCGGCGTGCTGAACCGCCGCGCCATTGAGATCGAGGTGCTGCGCCTGCTGCAGACCGCTGCCCGCAACGGCGGCACCATCTCCGCCATCATGCTCGACATGGACCACTTCAAAGGCATTAACGATCACTTTGGCCACCACGCCGGCGACCTGGCCCTGCGCACCGTGGCCGACGCCCTGCGCCACTCCGTTCGCGCAACCGATGTACTGGCCCGCCTGGGTGGCGATGAGTTCATGGTCGTACTGCCGGAGACGCCGCAATCGACCGCCAACGCCATCGCCGAGCGCATCCGCACCGAGATCTCTGAACTGAAGGTGCGCGCCGAGGAGCATGAGTTCGAGGTCCGCGTCTCGGTCGGCGTCACCACGCTGGCAGGACAACTGGTGGCCCTGGAAGAGCTGATCAAGCTCTCGGATCGCGCTCTTTACGCCGCCAAAGCCGCCGGCCGCAATCGCGTTGTGCCGTCGTCTGAGATTGAGCCCTTTCTGCTGGCGTAG
- a CDS encoding regulatory protein RecX — MPFRKPKPREPLTETELLDYAAGALGRRMLTVSELRKRLKMRVEDNAEGEAKITRVIARLEEMKYLSDPRFAADFTRLRQENQAFGKRRIANDLRNKGVAQPLIESTLTTAFEDVKELDLAREHLRKKRLKPPTNEKEAARIVRRLATAGFSMGTIFAALKELKASDEVLSEVESIQEVEE, encoded by the coding sequence ATGCCCTTTCGAAAACCCAAACCGCGCGAACCGCTGACCGAGACTGAGCTGCTGGACTACGCGGCCGGAGCTCTTGGCCGCCGCATGCTCACCGTGTCCGAGCTGCGCAAGCGGCTGAAGATGCGCGTGGAAGACAACGCCGAGGGCGAAGCGAAAATCACACGCGTGATCGCGCGGCTGGAAGAGATGAAGTACCTCTCTGACCCGCGTTTTGCCGCCGACTTTACGCGTCTGCGGCAGGAGAACCAGGCCTTTGGCAAGCGCCGCATCGCGAATGATCTGCGCAACAAGGGTGTGGCGCAGCCGCTGATTGAGAGCACGCTCACCACGGCCTTTGAAGACGTGAAGGAGCTGGACCTGGCGCGCGAACATCTGCGCAAGAAGCGTCTGAAGCCTCCCACCAACGAGAAAGAGGCCGCGCGTATTGTGCGGCGTCTGGCGACGGCGGGCTTCTCCATGGGAACCATCTTCGCGGCTCTGAAAGAGCTAAAGGCCAGCGACGAGGTGCTTTCCGAGGTGGAAAGCATCCAAGAAGTTGAAGAGTAA
- a CDS encoding DinB family protein, protein MSKVTVWFERTFAFGYPVELVPNLLSRLRGAPARVEESMRGIRREVLFHKPEGKWSAQEQAGHMLQLEPLWLERVEDFVRGSQELTPTDLANRATDEAEYNGQPQETIVAAFRAERAKLLHRVAELDAAAWTRSIVHPRMKVPMSLADHLYFVAEHDDHHLARIWEMVD, encoded by the coding sequence ATGAGCAAGGTCACGGTTTGGTTTGAGCGGACGTTTGCATTTGGCTATCCGGTAGAGTTGGTCCCCAACCTGTTGTCGCGTCTGCGGGGGGCTCCCGCGCGTGTGGAAGAGAGCATGCGTGGCATCCGTCGCGAGGTGCTGTTCCATAAGCCGGAAGGCAAGTGGTCCGCGCAGGAGCAGGCAGGGCACATGCTGCAGCTTGAGCCGCTGTGGCTGGAGCGCGTCGAAGACTTTGTGCGCGGCAGCCAGGAGCTGACGCCGACCGACCTGGCTAATCGCGCGACCGACGAGGCGGAGTACAACGGGCAGCCGCAGGAAACGATTGTGGCCGCCTTTCGCGCGGAGCGGGCAAAGCTATTACATCGCGTGGCGGAACTCGATGCAGCGGCGTGGACGCGGAGCATCGTGCATCCGCGCATGAAGGTGCCTATGTCGCTGGCAGACCACCTCTACTTTGTCGCGGAGCATGACGACCATCATCTGGCGCGGATCTGGGAGATGGTGGATTAG
- a CDS encoding S9 family peptidase: MRAIFLSSAIALTAAVAAFGQAGNSAKHPMTFEDLQKIKRVGDPQVSPSGKWVLFSVTSVDLAANRKTTHLYTVPVDGSAKEQAVTATKDGETGGRFSPDGKQVLFLSSMEGSQQIYLAPWNEADGTLGTAKRLTSLSTETDGAIWSPDSKSIAFVSDVYPECAQNGAVDDACNKAKDDAAAKSPVKAQIFDGLLYRHWDHYQGQKRSHILLVSADGKQMRDLTPVRDIKDHIAPTFSLGGPMGYAFSPDSKEFAYVVNMDETPAASTNNDIYTLDLTAASPKPVKITTSPGSDDAPAYSPDGKYLAFRSQARAGYESDKFRLMLYDREKKTTKDLLPKFDGWVDEFIWAPNSQHIYFASGTHGGEFLQSIGINEETPAFYVTMLSPTGELSDLHVTPGGEKVIASNMTVREPSHVFAISLEKQVRPEVQIPASVSDAGPLAGKTVGGSPITHLNDRILDSLDLPGMEPFTFAGANGTKVQGFLIRPPNFDPNKKYPLKFLIHGGPQGAWGDAWSYRWNPELFAANGYVVVMINPRGSTGYGQAFIDGVNGDWGGKPYVDLMKGLDYAEAHFPFIDKTRECALGASYGGFMANWILTHTNRFACIVTHDGMYNPQSAYGSTEEMWFNEWEFRQLGAKEPGQPWKYASLPAAQDPFRKWSPMLNIGKAKTPTLVIHGQKDYRLDVSEGFQLFTALQRLKVPSKMLYFPDEGHWVLKPQNSQLWYKTVNDWCDQWTHTNAYAK; the protein is encoded by the coding sequence ATGCGAGCGATTTTTCTGAGCAGTGCCATCGCGCTGACGGCGGCCGTCGCGGCCTTCGGGCAGGCGGGTAACTCCGCCAAACACCCCATGACCTTTGAAGACCTGCAGAAGATCAAGCGGGTCGGCGACCCACAGGTCTCGCCTTCGGGCAAATGGGTGCTCTTCTCGGTGACCAGCGTGGACCTGGCGGCGAACAGGAAGACCACGCACCTGTACACCGTTCCGGTGGATGGCAGCGCGAAGGAGCAGGCGGTGACCGCTACGAAAGATGGCGAGACCGGAGGTCGCTTCTCCCCGGATGGAAAGCAGGTGCTCTTCCTCTCAAGCATGGAGGGCAGCCAGCAGATCTATCTGGCGCCATGGAATGAGGCCGACGGAACGCTGGGAACGGCGAAGCGTCTGACCAGCCTCTCGACTGAGACGGACGGAGCCATCTGGTCGCCTGACTCCAAGTCGATTGCCTTCGTCAGCGACGTCTATCCCGAGTGTGCGCAAAACGGCGCGGTGGACGATGCCTGTAACAAGGCCAAGGATGACGCCGCGGCAAAGAGTCCGGTGAAGGCTCAGATCTTTGATGGATTGTTGTATCGCCACTGGGACCACTACCAGGGGCAGAAGCGTTCGCACATCCTGCTGGTCAGCGCAGACGGCAAACAGATGCGCGACCTGACGCCGGTGCGCGATATCAAGGACCACATCGCGCCGACGTTCTCGCTCGGCGGACCAATGGGGTATGCGTTCTCTCCAGATAGCAAAGAATTCGCTTACGTCGTGAACATGGATGAGACTCCCGCGGCCAGCACGAACAACGACATCTACACGCTGGACCTGACAGCAGCGAGCCCTAAGCCGGTAAAGATTACGACTTCTCCGGGAAGCGATGATGCTCCAGCGTATTCACCAGATGGGAAGTATCTCGCGTTTCGCTCGCAGGCACGGGCGGGGTATGAGTCGGATAAGTTCCGGTTGATGCTGTATGACCGAGAGAAGAAGACGACGAAGGATTTGTTGCCGAAGTTTGACGGATGGGTGGATGAGTTTATATGGGCACCCAATTCTCAACACATCTACTTTGCGTCAGGAACACATGGTGGTGAATTCCTTCAGTCGATTGGAATAAACGAAGAGACGCCTGCTTTCTACGTAACCATGCTTTCGCCGACGGGGGAACTAAGCGACCTGCATGTGACACCTGGTGGTGAAAAGGTGATTGCCTCCAATATGACTGTTCGGGAGCCGTCGCATGTCTTTGCTATATCTCTGGAAAAGCAGGTACGTCCAGAGGTCCAGATTCCAGCATCTGTGTCGGACGCCGGACCGCTCGCTGGTAAAACGGTCGGCGGCAGTCCTATTACTCACCTGAATGATCGGATTCTCGACAGCCTCGATTTACCCGGGATGGAACCCTTTACTTTTGCCGGTGCCAACGGCACCAAAGTTCAAGGCTTCCTCATCCGCCCACCGAACTTCGATCCCAATAAGAAATACCCGCTGAAGTTCCTCATCCACGGCGGCCCGCAGGGCGCTTGGGGCGACGCGTGGAGCTATCGCTGGAATCCGGAACTCTTCGCCGCCAACGGCTACGTTGTCGTGATGATCAACCCGCGTGGCTCCACCGGCTACGGGCAGGCATTCATCGACGGCGTCAACGGCGACTGGGGCGGCAAGCCCTACGTTGACCTGATGAAGGGCCTCGACTACGCCGAAGCGCACTTCCCGTTCATCGACAAGACGCGCGAATGCGCTCTTGGCGCAAGCTACGGCGGCTTTATGGCCAACTGGATTCTGACGCACACCAACCGCTTCGCCTGCATTGTGACGCACGACGGCATGTACAACCCGCAGAGCGCCTACGGCTCGACGGAAGAGATGTGGTTCAACGAGTGGGAGTTCCGCCAGCTCGGCGCGAAGGAGCCGGGTCAGCCGTGGAAGTATGCCTCGCTACCCGCGGCGCAGGACCCCTTCCGCAAGTGGTCGCCCATGCTGAACATCGGCAAGGCAAAAACACCGACGCTGGTTATCCACGGGCAGAAGGACTACCGCCTGGACGTGAGCGAGGGCTTCCAGCTCTTCACCGCACTGCAGCGGCTGAAGGTGCCCAGCAAGATGCTCTACTTCCCCGATGAAGGCCACTGGGTACTGAAGCCGCAGAACTCGCAGCTCTGGTACAAGACGGTGAACGACTGGTGCGACCAGTGGACACACACAAACGCGTACGCGAAGTAG